Proteins encoded by one window of Lacipirellulaceae bacterium:
- a CDS encoding MFS transporter encodes MTNQPTTRHRILAMLSLILAGEAVYIPPFHLNRYFKSSMLEAWGIDESQLGNLFAVYGIVAMVCYFLGGPVADRVSPSKLLSFSLIATAAGAVYMGTFPSFAGLYWLYAFWGASTVLLFWSPLIRATREWGGSKTQGRAFGVLDAGRGLAAALVASVASAIFNYCTCETVSDAQQTLRYLLWFYAVVAVLAAGCVMLFIRELPDEKEEPQKAVPQQPLLERILAVLSRGTTWLQAIVILAAYSVFRGFDYYGHYLEDAYGYSQTESAYATSLLTYIRFGAALLAGWVADKVFGVGRTLAICFALLLVVYAEFLTVPEGLPVGLMLATLAMSCLAMFGLRGIYFAPLESTGMPRELTGTAVGVICFVGFLPEIFMPKLCGHLVKSARDAGEVIVGYEQIFWFLGGLSLLGAVASLMLGRVER; translated from the coding sequence TTGACTAACCAACCCACAACCCGCCACCGCATCCTCGCGATGCTTTCACTCATCCTCGCGGGTGAGGCGGTTTATATTCCGCCGTTTCATTTGAATCGCTACTTCAAGAGCAGCATGCTCGAGGCATGGGGCATTGATGAATCGCAACTGGGCAACCTGTTTGCCGTTTACGGTATCGTGGCGATGGTTTGTTATTTCCTCGGTGGACCTGTCGCGGATCGGGTTTCGCCGAGCAAGTTACTTTCGTTCTCACTGATTGCGACGGCGGCAGGCGCTGTGTACATGGGGACGTTCCCGTCGTTTGCGGGTCTTTACTGGCTTTACGCCTTCTGGGGCGCTTCGACGGTGTTGCTGTTTTGGTCGCCGCTGATTCGTGCCACGCGTGAATGGGGTGGCAGCAAGACACAGGGGCGAGCCTTCGGCGTTCTCGATGCGGGGCGTGGCCTAGCAGCCGCTCTGGTGGCCAGCGTTGCCTCAGCAATCTTCAACTACTGCACGTGCGAAACCGTGAGCGACGCCCAGCAAACACTGCGGTACTTACTATGGTTCTATGCTGTCGTTGCGGTCTTGGCTGCCGGGTGCGTCATGTTGTTTATTCGTGAGCTCCCTGACGAGAAAGAAGAGCCGCAGAAAGCGGTCCCGCAGCAACCCTTACTCGAACGGATCCTTGCCGTGTTGTCGCGCGGCACCACATGGCTGCAGGCGATTGTCATCTTGGCTGCCTATAGTGTGTTCCGAGGTTTCGACTACTACGGACACTACCTTGAAGATGCTTACGGCTACTCCCAGACCGAATCTGCCTATGCGACGTCACTACTTACTTACATCCGCTTCGGCGCAGCACTATTAGCCGGCTGGGTTGCTGACAAGGTGTTTGGTGTTGGGCGAACGCTTGCCATTTGCTTCGCCCTGTTGCTGGTCGTGTACGCGGAGTTTCTCACGGTGCCGGAGGGCTTGCCCGTGGGGCTGATGCTCGCCACCTTGGCGATGAGTTGCCTGGCGATGTTCGGCCTGCGTGGTATTTATTTCGCCCCGCTAGAATCGACCGGCATGCCGCGAGAACTCACTGGCACTGCCGTCGGCGTGATTTGCTTCGTCGGCTTTTTGCCGGAAATTTTCATGCCCAAACTCTGCGGGCACTTAGTGAAGAGCGCTCGCGATGCGGGCGAGGTGATTGTCGGCTACGAACAGATTTTTTGGTTTCTAGGCGGGTTATCGTTATTAGGTGCAGTGGCATCATTGATGCTGGGGCGTGTGGAACGGTGA
- a CDS encoding choice-of-anchor L domain-containing protein has product MITKTNCLFAATTFVLFASALKANAIDITPSSGVGPTPQQLAENIADTSGGVLVVASSAVTTINNPAQGNPNNPGQGNPSSDDRAMGTFVNGITAAGTPLPNTNGGPSETYAGGIDIDTGVCLCTGLVSDSLATAGPNLGFGMEGPNNGDGEGVIGNQPNLENHTGEVSTSLFASAFVDQDFEDLAFPLANPGGGDPTVLQFDVEIVQPGFLRISFVFGSDEYPYYVNPEFAFNDSVAIIVDGVNIATTIVNGVDSPFDLFEISACPELFVNNDTAPSPAILTQAYVDPVEGPLPNLHAIPSADNYNIELGGFTRKLTRETCHVLPPGTYTVKIVVQDVVDQRVDAAVFLEENSLKLYDFLAADFDLDGDVDGDDLSILLFNFNNSPPNPKFTDGDANGDGAIDGDDLDIVLANFNQTGGNKLFCADFNRDGTVDGDDFLIWQDNNGLAQCASRAEGDADDDGDVDANDLAIYNQEFGGTPSGLCGCNGTQQAVSGGGGSGSSQAAPSSGSPTAAATPSSQLPSADKDGDGDVDRDDVILWRDYFKSLE; this is encoded by the coding sequence ATGATCACCAAAACTAATTGCCTATTTGCGGCAACAACCTTTGTTTTGTTCGCATCTGCCTTGAAGGCTAACGCGATCGATATCACACCAAGCTCTGGAGTTGGTCCGACGCCACAGCAATTAGCTGAGAATATTGCCGATACTTCCGGTGGAGTCTTAGTCGTCGCCAGTTCTGCCGTCACGACGATCAATAACCCCGCTCAAGGGAATCCCAATAACCCCGGTCAAGGGAATCCGAGCAGCGATGATCGAGCGATGGGAACCTTCGTCAATGGTATTACTGCTGCCGGTACTCCTTTGCCAAATACCAATGGGGGCCCAAGTGAAACTTATGCGGGAGGGATTGACATTGATACCGGAGTTTGTCTCTGCACGGGCTTGGTCAGCGACTCTTTAGCAACTGCTGGCCCTAATCTCGGATTCGGAATGGAAGGACCCAATAATGGCGACGGTGAAGGAGTGATCGGAAATCAACCCAATTTGGAAAACCATACAGGCGAGGTGTCAACGTCACTGTTTGCTTCTGCTTTTGTTGACCAGGACTTTGAAGACTTGGCCTTCCCATTGGCCAATCCAGGCGGCGGCGACCCCACCGTACTGCAGTTCGACGTGGAGATTGTCCAACCTGGATTCTTGCGGATTAGTTTTGTGTTCGGTTCGGATGAATATCCATATTATGTGAACCCCGAATTCGCGTTTAACGATTCAGTCGCAATCATCGTCGACGGTGTAAACATTGCTACGACAATCGTCAATGGTGTGGATTCTCCTTTCGACCTGTTCGAAATAAGTGCCTGCCCGGAACTTTTCGTGAACAACGACACAGCGCCGAGTCCAGCGATCCTCACTCAAGCCTATGTTGATCCAGTGGAAGGACCGCTTCCTAATTTGCATGCGATTCCTTCGGCCGATAACTACAATATCGAGCTAGGGGGCTTTACTCGGAAGCTAACACGCGAGACTTGCCACGTGCTTCCTCCCGGCACTTATACCGTCAAGATTGTGGTTCAAGATGTTGTCGACCAGCGAGTCGACGCAGCCGTCTTCCTTGAAGAAAACAGCCTCAAACTCTACGACTTCCTAGCCGCCGACTTCGACCTCGATGGCGATGTCGACGGTGATGATCTTTCGATTCTGCTCTTTAATTTCAACAATTCCCCACCAAATCCAAAGTTCACCGATGGCGACGCCAATGGGGACGGGGCAATCGACGGCGACGATCTGGATATTGTGCTGGCCAATTTCAATCAGACCGGTGGCAACAAGCTATTCTGTGCCGATTTCAATCGCGATGGCACGGTCGATGGCGACGACTTCCTGATCTGGCAAGACAATAATGGCCTTGCACAGTGTGCTTCGCGCGCCGAGGGAGACGCCGACGACGATGGCGATGTCGATGCGAACGATCTCGCGATTTACAATCAGGAGTTCGGCGGAACCCCTTCAGGGTTGTGTGGTTGCAACGGCACACAGCAAGCGGTCAGCGGGGGCGGGGGAAGCGGGTCATCCCAAGCGGCTCCGTCATCGGGCAGCCCAACTGCCGCGGCAACACCCAGCTCGCAGCTTCCTTCAGCCGACAAAGATGGCGACGGGGATGTCGATCGCGACGATGTGATCCTCTGGCGCGATTACTTCAAATCGTTAGAGTAG
- a CDS encoding alpha/beta hydrolase-fold protein: protein MGAWNEFEIAGHACEAYTPAKLSKHPGAVIYLHDREQTSLLEKETFLQEFDRHGLRVLCPQTGQSWWADRIHRDFDPELSAERFVLDKVMPWLAANWQVEPPQVALLGCEMGGQGALRISYKHPNVFPIVAAIAPALDYQIYVEDRDPALTRMYQEVETARQDTATLHIHPLNWPRNQWFCADPNDFYWHDSAERLRMKLYSLGVPYEGDFETAAENTGWPYYVKMVGPAMNFISERLDAERRRVV, encoded by the coding sequence ATGGGAGCATGGAACGAATTCGAAATCGCCGGACACGCTTGTGAGGCTTACACGCCCGCAAAACTGAGCAAACATCCCGGGGCAGTGATCTACCTGCACGATCGCGAGCAAACAAGCCTGCTCGAAAAGGAAACTTTTCTCCAAGAATTTGATCGCCACGGGCTACGTGTCCTTTGCCCCCAAACAGGCCAAAGCTGGTGGGCGGATCGGATACACCGTGACTTTGATCCGGAACTGAGCGCCGAACGATTTGTTCTCGACAAGGTCATGCCGTGGCTAGCCGCCAATTGGCAGGTCGAGCCGCCACAGGTTGCACTCCTCGGCTGCGAGATGGGGGGGCAAGGAGCGTTGCGGATTTCGTATAAGCATCCGAACGTGTTTCCTATTGTCGCGGCGATCGCGCCGGCTCTCGATTATCAGATTTATGTTGAAGACCGAGATCCCGCGCTCACACGCATGTACCAAGAAGTCGAAACCGCGCGACAAGATACGGCGACGCTGCACATCCATCCGCTCAACTGGCCGCGGAACCAGTGGTTCTGTGCCGACCCGAACGACTTCTACTGGCACGACTCGGCGGAACGCCTGCGGATGAAGTTGTATTCGCTGGGCGTGCCCTACGAAGGCGACTTTGAAACAGCCGCGGAGAATACGGGGTGGCCTTACTATGTGAAAATGGTTGGCCCAGCGATGAACTTTATTTCCGAGCGGTTGGACGCGGAGCGGCGACGGGTGGTATGA
- a CDS encoding KpsF/GutQ family sugar-phosphate isomerase, translating to MSYDSAARAHQYAPQTSAFSDSPVTAQETIDLGRQVIAAEARTLVEMLPGLDEAFATAVEKLRTLEGNLIVTGMGKAGLIGRKLTATFASTGTTAHYLHPAEAFHGDLGRVTSGDVVLVLSQSGETGEVSQLLAPLQTMGVYLIAMTASSTSTLGRAADLVLPLGRIDEACPLGLAPSASTTAMLALGDALALVTSRLRGFEPEDFARYHPGGALGFKLSRVEDHMRTLEECRVADDVRSIREVLVTATRPGRRSGAIMLTDSTGTLTGLFTDSDLARLIEKRDEAALDEPISTRMIGSPTTIQVGEPMSAAVNLLADRKISELPVVDEEGCPVGMIDVTDIVGQLPKTSKDKPEVTGPPTVKIFPDGDHIF from the coding sequence ATGAGCTACGACTCAGCCGCTCGCGCGCATCAGTATGCCCCGCAGACTTCTGCTTTCTCCGATTCCCCCGTCACCGCACAAGAGACGATCGATCTCGGTCGGCAAGTGATCGCTGCTGAGGCGCGAACGCTCGTTGAAATGCTGCCAGGACTGGATGAAGCGTTTGCTACAGCCGTTGAGAAGCTTCGCACCCTTGAAGGCAATTTGATCGTCACGGGGATGGGCAAAGCGGGTCTGATTGGGCGAAAACTGACGGCAACTTTTGCTTCGACGGGCACAACTGCGCACTACCTGCATCCGGCAGAAGCCTTTCACGGGGATTTAGGACGCGTCACCAGCGGCGATGTTGTTCTCGTGCTCTCGCAAAGTGGTGAGACGGGTGAAGTTTCCCAACTACTGGCTCCTTTGCAAACGATGGGCGTCTATCTCATTGCAATGACGGCAAGCAGTACCAGCACACTCGGGCGTGCCGCGGATCTCGTGTTACCACTGGGAAGAATCGACGAAGCGTGCCCACTAGGACTTGCCCCCAGTGCGAGCACGACCGCGATGCTTGCCCTCGGCGACGCGTTGGCATTGGTAACAAGTCGCCTCCGTGGATTCGAGCCAGAAGACTTCGCCCGCTATCATCCGGGCGGCGCTCTGGGTTTTAAGCTGAGTCGGGTTGAGGATCACATGCGTACGCTCGAGGAGTGCCGCGTGGCGGACGATGTTCGTTCGATCCGCGAAGTCTTAGTAACGGCAACACGACCAGGACGTCGTAGTGGGGCAATCATGCTGACGGACTCGACGGGCACACTTACAGGTCTGTTCACGGATAGCGACTTGGCCCGACTCATCGAAAAACGAGACGAAGCGGCCCTCGACGAGCCGATCTCTACGCGAATGATCGGCTCTCCAACAACAATCCAAGTAGGCGAGCCGATGAGTGCTGCAGTGAACTTGCTGGCAGATCGCAAGATTAGTGAACTACCAGTCGTCGACGAAGAAGGCTGCCCCGTAGGAATGATTGACGTCACCGATATCGTTGGTCAATTGCCGAAAACGAGCAAAGACAAGCCAGAAGTGACCGGGCCACCGACGGTAAAAATCTTCCCCGACGGCGACCACATTTTTTGA
- a CDS encoding glycosyltransferase → MPVLHVISQLDRYGGSYLLRAVARQNPAQHKIIAFEADSQVVEELNKSGVEVRVIIIRGGWDFLALGRLAKHIRGQRPSAVHVWDVTALMKAKLTTRRATQLIYSIQATDLEQPWAAKLIHALRNKLAAVVVPDEPHQTWCEEQDIAREKIHEVTPAVAIPHELDSQSARQDLLKELQLPEETELIVAAGPLLRDKKLDEAIWCYELVRVLHPKARLVIVGDGSDRARLERHARLVSDASSIYFLGERENATKLIAAADVFWQPSLSRTTPIALLEAMAAGRAIVANEIPAHQAVIREGETGRLAPIIDRAKFTKATNEFLEDADLRQKLAEAAAKNVAEHHSLQATIASLLQLYK, encoded by the coding sequence ATGCCAGTCCTCCACGTCATCTCGCAACTAGATCGCTATGGCGGTTCCTACCTTCTGCGTGCGGTTGCGAGACAGAATCCCGCGCAGCATAAAATCATCGCTTTCGAAGCCGATTCGCAGGTCGTCGAGGAGCTCAACAAATCCGGCGTAGAAGTCCGAGTCATTATCATCCGTGGCGGCTGGGATTTTCTCGCATTAGGACGACTCGCGAAGCACATTCGAGGACAACGTCCTAGTGCAGTCCACGTTTGGGATGTCACGGCTCTAATGAAGGCAAAGCTCACGACACGACGTGCGACGCAATTGATTTACTCCATCCAGGCGACCGACCTAGAACAGCCGTGGGCTGCGAAGTTAATTCACGCACTCCGAAATAAACTAGCAGCGGTCGTGGTTCCCGATGAACCTCATCAAACGTGGTGTGAAGAGCAGGATATTGCTCGCGAAAAGATTCATGAGGTCACTCCTGCGGTGGCAATACCGCACGAACTTGATTCCCAATCAGCGCGACAGGACCTTCTCAAAGAACTGCAACTTCCAGAAGAAACCGAATTGATTGTCGCAGCCGGACCGCTCTTGCGCGACAAAAAACTCGACGAAGCCATTTGGTGTTACGAGCTCGTGCGAGTTCTTCACCCAAAGGCACGATTGGTGATTGTGGGAGACGGCTCCGACCGCGCACGTCTCGAACGTCACGCACGCTTGGTGAGTGATGCATCGAGCATTTACTTTCTCGGCGAAAGAGAAAATGCGACGAAACTTATCGCCGCCGCGGATGTCTTTTGGCAACCGAGCCTTAGTCGCACGACGCCGATTGCCTTGCTCGAAGCGATGGCCGCCGGGCGAGCGATCGTGGCAAACGAGATACCTGCTCATCAAGCAGTGATCAGAGAAGGCGAAACTGGCCGATTAGCACCCATCATAGACAGGGCAAAGTTCACAAAGGCGACGAATGAATTTTTGGAGGACGCAGACCTGCGGCAGAAGTTAGCAGAAGCGGCCGCAAAGAACGTCGCAGAGCATCATTCCCTACAAGCTACGATTGCCTCATTGCTTCAGCTTTACAAATAA
- a CDS encoding HAD-IIIA family hydrolase has product MSLKDRCQQIKLILTDVDGVLTDGGVILDNQGVESKRFSIRDGQGIRLWQQAGGQVGIVTGRSSQIVKLRAAELDIDILRQGVKDKLPMVEGIVAEQELTLEQVAYVGDDLPDLPVIKRVGLGVAVADAAEECRKGAAYVTSVGGGRGALRELIEVILKNTDRWEGAIKQFTR; this is encoded by the coding sequence ATGTCCCTGAAAGACCGCTGCCAACAAATCAAGCTGATCCTCACCGATGTCGACGGCGTATTGACCGACGGGGGGGTGATTCTCGACAACCAGGGTGTCGAGTCAAAACGCTTTTCGATTCGCGACGGCCAAGGCATTCGCCTCTGGCAACAAGCAGGTGGTCAAGTAGGAATCGTCACGGGGCGCAGCTCACAAATCGTCAAGCTGCGGGCAGCGGAGCTCGACATCGATATCCTTCGTCAGGGCGTCAAAGATAAACTGCCGATGGTCGAAGGGATCGTCGCCGAGCAAGAGCTGACGCTTGAGCAAGTCGCCTACGTTGGCGACGACCTACCCGACCTGCCAGTTATCAAACGAGTTGGCCTCGGGGTAGCGGTCGCCGATGCGGCCGAAGAATGTCGCAAGGGAGCCGCCTACGTCACCAGCGTCGGTGGCGGTCGCGGCGCCCTTCGCGAACTCATCGAAGTGATTCTCAAGAATACGGACCGTTGGGAAGGCGCGATTAAGCAGTTTACGCGCTAG
- the glgC gene encoding glucose-1-phosphate adenylyltransferase, translating to MAFSGQGSTKEDTTMKDVLAVVLAGGKGSRLEPLTRDRAKPAVPFGGTYRIVDFTLSNCLNSGIRKILVLTQYKAMSLSRHVAHGWRHLLCRELGEFIDVVPPQQRIDEQWYQGTADAVYQNIYTLEQEKPEHVVILAGDHIYKMDYSKMVAHHIEQEADLTIAALQVTVPEARAFGVMQTDETGRIVGFEEKPENPKTVPGDDEHCLASMGIYVFNAPFLFEQLCQDATLPDSSHDFGKNIIPSIIDTQKVVAFPFQDENSKQQAYWRDVGTLDAFYEANIELTGVEPLLNMYDYHWPVRTDQPNLPPPKFVFDEDEGRRGEAHDSIVAAGTIISGAKVTRSILGPKCRVEERAEVSDSILMNGVRIGPDSIIRRAIIDKNVDLPAGAKVGVDLEADRRRGFTVTESGLVVIPMIADASALFSR from the coding sequence ATTGCGTTCAGTGGTCAGGGAAGCACAAAGGAAGACACAACGATGAAGGATGTTCTTGCGGTAGTTCTAGCTGGCGGTAAAGGCTCGCGCTTGGAGCCCCTCACCCGAGATCGCGCGAAGCCCGCGGTCCCCTTCGGTGGGACTTACCGCATTGTTGATTTCACGCTCTCCAACTGCCTCAACAGCGGCATCCGCAAAATCCTTGTCCTCACGCAGTACAAGGCGATGAGCCTCTCCCGCCACGTCGCCCACGGCTGGCGGCATTTGCTCTGTCGCGAGCTAGGTGAATTCATCGATGTTGTGCCCCCGCAGCAGCGGATCGACGAGCAGTGGTACCAGGGCACCGCGGACGCCGTTTATCAAAACATCTACACGCTCGAACAGGAGAAGCCCGAGCATGTGGTGATCCTCGCCGGCGACCACATCTATAAGATGGACTACAGCAAAATGGTCGCCCATCACATCGAGCAAGAGGCCGATCTGACGATTGCTGCCTTACAGGTGACCGTGCCCGAGGCGCGTGCGTTTGGCGTGATGCAAACCGACGAGACCGGTCGCATTGTTGGGTTTGAAGAGAAGCCGGAGAACCCGAAGACGGTCCCCGGCGACGACGAGCATTGCCTCGCGTCGATGGGTATTTACGTTTTCAACGCGCCGTTCCTGTTCGAGCAGCTTTGCCAGGATGCAACACTTCCCGATAGCTCGCACGACTTTGGCAAAAATATCATCCCGTCGATCATCGACACCCAGAAAGTGGTCGCTTTCCCATTCCAGGACGAAAACAGCAAGCAGCAAGCCTACTGGCGGGACGTGGGCACGCTTGATGCGTTCTACGAAGCGAACATCGAACTCACCGGCGTTGAGCCGCTGCTCAATATGTACGACTACCATTGGCCGGTCCGCACCGACCAGCCGAACCTCCCGCCGCCGAAGTTCGTGTTCGACGAAGACGAAGGCCGTCGCGGCGAAGCGCACGACAGTATCGTCGCCGCAGGGACGATTATCTCCGGCGCGAAAGTCACCCGCAGTATCCTTGGCCCGAAATGCCGCGTGGAAGAACGCGCCGAAGTGAGCGACTCGATCCTCATGAACGGCGTCCGCATCGGCCCCGACAGCATCATCCGCCGCGCGATCATTGACAAAAACGTTGACCTCCCCGCAGGAGCAAAAGTCGGCGTCGATCTCGAAGCCGACCGCCGCCGTGGTTTCACGGTCACCGAAAGCGGGCTCGTGGTGATCCCAATGATCGCTGACGCGAGTGCGTTGTTCTCGAGATAG
- a CDS encoding glycosyltransferase family 61 protein, producing MYTLLDHQSSLDPHLQASLWKVGKYLLPRDLRKLYQETSTVPKKLISVNELANDDSSRCELITVGTAEALAPYEFPCSSSGTIEQQFLNGRIAPPAWVARLENGHSVGRHCLAMTADGTALRETGFNLDMQLDPSRLRYGRHNLRRRRFRREGDLSQRRALPAVERIRGTVATLNTVSSHNFYHWMVDILPRWATLHRAGFEADYYLIDCQSQFQRRVLQSLGIREEQLIQPHCGLNLQADELLVPSKPSPECQRTLAQELCERLVGHQQNNAKRRIFISRRNAATRRLANEQDVEKLLTLQGFETHLFEEYDLATQCRLVNEAEVIVATHGAGLANLQFARPGTRVIEIIPAGRYNATCYPTMSRVFGLSHRILFAERARWKQILTVSLEDLSLAVGAAHKTSSIRLQAAAAA from the coding sequence ATGTATACCCTCTTGGACCATCAATCTTCTCTCGACCCACATCTGCAGGCTTCTCTCTGGAAGGTTGGCAAGTACCTGCTGCCGCGCGATCTTCGCAAACTGTATCAAGAAACTTCGACGGTCCCAAAGAAACTGATCTCTGTCAATGAACTGGCCAACGATGATTCCAGCCGATGCGAGTTGATAACGGTAGGAACTGCCGAGGCTCTTGCCCCCTATGAGTTTCCTTGCTCTAGCTCAGGCACGATCGAACAGCAATTCTTAAATGGACGCATCGCACCACCAGCCTGGGTTGCGCGATTGGAGAACGGACACTCCGTTGGTAGGCATTGCTTGGCGATGACTGCTGACGGAACAGCGCTCCGCGAGACCGGCTTCAATCTTGACATGCAGCTCGACCCCAGCCGCCTGCGATATGGGCGTCACAACCTGCGGCGGCGACGGTTCCGTCGTGAAGGGGACCTGTCCCAACGGCGAGCGCTGCCAGCCGTCGAGCGCATCCGCGGCACCGTGGCAACGCTCAACACCGTGAGCAGCCATAACTTCTACCACTGGATGGTCGACATCCTACCGCGTTGGGCTACGCTGCATCGCGCTGGTTTCGAAGCCGACTATTATTTAATCGATTGCCAATCACAATTCCAACGACGTGTCCTACAGTCGCTGGGAATTCGCGAAGAGCAATTGATTCAGCCGCACTGTGGATTGAACTTGCAAGCGGACGAACTGCTTGTCCCCTCCAAACCTTCGCCGGAATGCCAGCGCACACTCGCCCAAGAGTTATGTGAGCGACTGGTTGGCCACCAGCAGAACAATGCGAAAAGGCGGATCTTCATCAGCCGTCGCAATGCGGCCACGCGACGACTGGCAAACGAGCAAGACGTCGAGAAGCTGCTCACGTTGCAAGGCTTTGAAACGCACCTCTTTGAAGAGTATGACTTGGCAACTCAATGCCGCCTTGTGAACGAAGCGGAAGTGATCGTCGCCACCCACGGAGCGGGGCTTGCTAACTTGCAGTTTGCACGGCCCGGCACGCGAGTGATCGAAATCATCCCCGCAGGAAGATACAACGCCACCTGCTATCCGACGATGAGCCGCGTGTTTGGCTTGAGTCATCGGATCCTGTTTGCCGAGCGGGCGCGCTGGAAGCAGATCCTTACGGTCTCGCTCGAGGATCTTTCTTTGGCAGTCGGAGCGGCTCATAAGACCAGCAGCATCAGGCTCCAAGCCGCTGCCGCTGCTTAG
- a CDS encoding PEP-CTERM sorting domain-containing protein (PEP-CTERM proteins occur, often in large numbers, in the proteomes of bacteria that also encode an exosortase, a predicted intramembrane cysteine proteinase. The presence of a PEP-CTERM domain at a protein's C-terminus predicts cleavage within the sorting domain, followed by covalent anchoring to some some component of the (usually Gram-negative) cell surface. Many PEP-CTERM proteins exhibit an unusual sequence composition that includes large numbers of potential glycosylation sites. Expression of one such protein has been shown restore the ability of a bacterium to form floc, a type of biofilm.): MPFRTLLLAVITLAIFSAPTHAALVERDFLVPGDGLLIYDTVNRREWLDLAVTERVDLTGLAAALAPGAPLEGFTVATLADVSLIANSAGVNWVDEDPGVKASYEPANRWMDKLEDSHGDVLSHFREKLHLTETGGFDYRLHDHWFGDDIDGDGNYPPTGFQGRDPGRVPDLIGGIIIDFDDLVWLPYPKELYFAQDTAGNTIVESRPKNGLRISYGLARNADLSGQELTLDNASIVYLSTQQKFSAPGVGGISATTAFTPSELIGPYWLTRVAVPEPSALVLLLSSSFVIVTRRKRS; encoded by the coding sequence ATGCCGTTTCGCACTCTGCTGTTGGCTGTCATCACGCTCGCAATCTTCTCCGCTCCAACGCACGCTGCGCTCGTCGAGCGTGATTTTCTCGTGCCCGGCGATGGGTTGCTGATTTACGATACGGTGAATCGAAGGGAGTGGTTGGATTTGGCGGTGACGGAGAGAGTCGACTTGACTGGACTCGCGGCGGCATTGGCTCCAGGTGCGCCTTTGGAAGGGTTCACGGTCGCCACGCTTGCAGATGTCTCCCTAATTGCAAACTCCGCAGGTGTAAATTGGGTCGACGAGGATCCTGGAGTAAAGGCGTCCTACGAGCCTGCTAATCGTTGGATGGACAAGCTAGAGGACTCGCATGGTGATGTGTTAAGTCACTTTCGTGAGAAACTGCATCTCACTGAAACAGGAGGGTTTGACTACCGTCTTCATGATCATTGGTTCGGAGATGACATCGATGGCGATGGCAATTATCCGCCCACTGGATTCCAGGGACGAGACCCCGGACGAGTTCCAGATTTAATTGGAGGAATCATAATTGATTTCGACGATCTCGTATGGCTTCCCTATCCCAAGGAATTGTATTTCGCTCAAGATACCGCAGGTAATACTATAGTTGAATCACGACCCAAAAACGGGTTACGGATTAGTTACGGTTTAGCTCGAAATGCGGACCTTTCTGGACAGGAATTGACTCTTGACAATGCCTCCATCGTATATTTATCAACTCAGCAGAAGTTTTCAGCGCCAGGAGTTGGGGGAATTAGCGCCACTACTGCCTTCACGCCCTCCGAGTTAATTGGCCCCTACTGGCTCACCCGCGTCGCCGTGCCTGAACCTAGTGCTCTCGTTCTACTGCTTTCTTCGAGCTTCGTCATCGTCACGCGACGCAAGCGTTCTTGA